A genomic region of Desulfosarcina ovata subsp. ovata contains the following coding sequences:
- a CDS encoding electron transfer flavoprotein subunit alpha/FixB family protein — MSQAVMAFTEPVDGAFKNISFEAISTAKMIAGKTGGPLVAAVMGAGVASIAPQAAEYGADRILVADQEGLKDGLADACIEAATQLVEKADPAVVVIGATALGKDIAARLSARLNAPLAMDCVAVRVEGDQVVATRPMYGGKVLADVSLNGSPAIVAIRPRAMEAVAAQGAGEVETVAVDLTGTRVTLIEKQMETGKIELTEADVVVTGGRGMGGDDYSVVEGLAKVLDGAVGASRSAVDEGWRPVSDQVGQTGKVVAPNLYVACGVSGAIQHLAGMASSRVVVAINKDPDAPIFAKCDFGIVGDLFEIVPAITAEVEKLKG; from the coding sequence ATGTCACAGGCAGTAATGGCCTTTACCGAACCGGTTGACGGGGCCTTTAAGAATATTTCCTTTGAAGCGATTTCGACCGCAAAAATGATTGCCGGGAAAACCGGTGGTCCGCTGGTGGCCGCCGTCATGGGCGCCGGGGTGGCATCCATTGCCCCCCAGGCTGCTGAATACGGGGCCGACCGGATCCTGGTCGCCGACCAGGAAGGGCTGAAAGACGGCCTGGCCGACGCCTGCATCGAGGCGGCGACGCAGCTGGTGGAAAAAGCCGATCCAGCCGTGGTGGTGATCGGCGCCACGGCCCTGGGCAAGGATATTGCCGCCCGGCTTTCCGCGCGTCTCAATGCGCCCCTGGCCATGGACTGTGTGGCCGTCCGCGTGGAGGGCGATCAGGTCGTGGCCACCCGTCCCATGTACGGCGGTAAGGTTCTGGCCGATGTGAGCCTGAACGGCTCACCGGCCATCGTCGCCATCCGCCCCCGGGCCATGGAAGCCGTGGCGGCCCAGGGTGCCGGCGAGGTGGAAACGGTGGCGGTCGATCTGACCGGCACCCGGGTGACCCTGATCGAAAAACAGATGGAAACGGGCAAGATCGAACTGACCGAAGCCGATGTGGTCGTTACCGGCGGCCGCGGAATGGGCGGAGACGACTACAGCGTCGTGGAAGGCCTGGCCAAAGTGCTGGACGGGGCCGTGGGTGCCTCCCGAAGCGCCGTGGACGAGGGCTGGCGGCCGGTATCCGATCAGGTGGGGCAGACCGGCAAGGTGGTGGCGCCCAACCTGTATGTGGCCTGCGGCGTCTCCGGTGCCATCCAGCACCTGGCCGGGATGGCGTCTTCACGGGTGGTCGTGGCCATCAACAAGGATCCCGACGCACCGATTTTTGCCAAGTGCGATTTCGGTATCGTGGGCGATCTGTTCGAGATCGTTCCGGCGATCACCGCCGAGGTGGAAAAACTGAAAGGCTGA